From one Enterococcus sp. DIV2402 genomic stretch:
- a CDS encoding ABC transporter permease: MKKFPWSRLYLALVFVLLYAPIFYLIFYSFNDGGTMNSFTGFTWDNYTAVFEDSRLLIIVLNTFMLAFLSALAATAIGTFGAMAIYYTKQRSTRNTLLSLNNILLVSPDVIIGASFLIFFTIIGSLFRNFSLGFMSVLLSHIAFSIPIVVLMVLPKLHEMNDSMVDAARDLGANNFQVVKNIILPFLSPGIIAGYFMAFTYSLDDFAVTFFVTGNGFSTLSVEIYSRARQGISLEINALSTLVFLFSMILVVGYYFISKENVSRRVRKNRKKREVTDLQ, encoded by the coding sequence ATGAAAAAATTTCCTTGGTCTCGTCTTTATTTAGCGCTGGTCTTTGTGTTATTATATGCTCCAATTTTTTACCTGATTTTTTATTCCTTCAATGATGGAGGAACAATGAATAGTTTTACTGGATTCACTTGGGACAACTATACAGCAGTTTTTGAAGATTCGCGTCTGTTAATTATTGTGTTGAATACCTTTATGCTCGCGTTTTTATCAGCATTGGCTGCCACCGCAATTGGTACATTCGGTGCAATGGCTATTTATTACACAAAACAGCGTTCAACACGTAATACATTATTGAGTTTGAATAATATTTTGTTAGTGTCACCGGATGTTATCATCGGTGCTAGCTTTTTAATTTTCTTTACGATAATTGGGAGTTTATTCCGCAACTTTAGTTTGGGATTTATGAGTGTATTGCTGTCACACATTGCGTTTAGTATTCCGATTGTAGTGTTGATGGTTTTACCAAAACTACATGAAATGAATGATTCGATGGTCGATGCGGCTAGAGATTTAGGCGCTAATAATTTTCAAGTGGTTAAAAATATTATTTTGCCGTTCTTATCTCCGGGAATTATTGCAGGATATTTCATGGCGTTTACGTATTCATTGGATGATTTCGCTGTGACTTTCTTTGTGACAGGAAATGGCTTTAGCACATTATCTGTTGAAATTTATTCTCGTGCAAGACAAGGAATTAGCTTAGAAATCAATGCGTTAAGTACCTTAGTTTTCTTATTCTCGATGATTTTAGTAGTGGGGTATTATTTTATTAGTAAAGAAAATGTCTCACGACGTGTCCGTAAAAACCGTAAAAAAAGAGAGGTGACGGATTTACAATGA
- a CDS encoding ABC transporter substrate-binding protein, translating into MKKLQSLIIGIVLIIVVLLLGVCQLEKSTGMAGAQVLNIYNWGDYIDPELLKKFEEESGYKVNYDTFDSNEAMFTKIRQGGTAYDISIPSEYMIQKMIDEKLVLPLDHTKIKGLENIDSRFLNLSFDPENSYSIPYFWGTLGIAYNDKFISADKMTSWDDLWRPELKDNIMLIDGAREIIGLGLNSLGYSLNSKNMEELDEAVTKLRKMTPNVKAIVADEIKMYMANEESAVAVTFSGEAADMMAENEHIHYVIPKEGSNLWFDNIVIPKTAKNVDGAYEFINFMLRPENAAQNAEYIGYSTPNKKALDILPKEITEDEQFYPTDELMSHLEVYEDLGKEYLGIYNDLFLELKMYRK; encoded by the coding sequence ATGAAGAAATTACAATCATTGATTATCGGTATTGTCCTCATTATTGTGGTATTACTTTTAGGTGTTTGTCAATTAGAAAAATCAACAGGAATGGCTGGCGCTCAGGTATTGAATATTTATAACTGGGGCGATTATATTGATCCTGAATTACTGAAAAAGTTTGAAGAAGAATCTGGATACAAAGTTAATTACGATACATTTGATTCAAACGAAGCGATGTTCACAAAAATTCGTCAAGGTGGTACTGCCTACGATATTTCAATTCCAAGTGAATACATGATTCAAAAAATGATTGATGAAAAATTAGTATTACCTTTAGACCATACTAAAATTAAAGGGTTAGAAAATATTGATTCCCGCTTTTTAAACTTAAGTTTTGATCCAGAAAACAGTTATTCGATTCCTTATTTTTGGGGAACGCTGGGCATTGCGTATAATGATAAATTTATCAGTGCTGATAAAATGACTTCTTGGGATGATTTATGGCGTCCAGAATTAAAAGATAATATCATGTTAATTGATGGTGCACGTGAAATTATTGGATTGGGTTTGAATAGCTTAGGCTATTCATTAAATAGTAAAAATATGGAAGAACTTGATGAAGCCGTGACCAAATTACGCAAAATGACACCAAATGTCAAAGCGATTGTTGCAGATGAAATCAAGATGTACATGGCAAATGAAGAAAGTGCCGTTGCCGTAACTTTTTCTGGTGAAGCAGCTGATATGATGGCAGAAAATGAACACATCCATTATGTTATTCCTAAAGAAGGATCAAATCTATGGTTTGATAATATCGTGATTCCAAAAACAGCTAAAAATGTTGACGGAGCATATGAATTTATCAATTTCATGTTACGCCCAGAAAATGCAGCACAAAATGCGGAATATATTGGGTATTCAACTCCCAATAAAAAAGCATTAGACATCTTACCAAAAGAAATCACTGAGGATGAACAATTCTATCCAACTGATGAATTAATGTCACATTTAGAAGTTTATGAAGATTTAGGCAAAGAATATCTAGGAATCTACAATGATTTATTCTTAGAGTTGAAGATGTATCGGAAATAA
- a CDS encoding YjjG family noncanonical pyrimidine nucleotidase, whose protein sequence is MYKALFIDIDDTLLNFEQCSIVALKTTFQELAIPYSDNVYDHFHKIDQSLWKEQKMGKRTVQEVLDTRFELLETTLEITDKAKSLQEYFQLHLSNTFVLENNVFDIIHYLSSRYSLFVTSNGVLDVQMKRMALAKIDTFFVDFFVSSNIGFDKPDKRFFNYCLDKSGFLPEEVLLIGDSLEADIVGGNNVSIDTCWYNSKELDNHLNTPINYQIKDLIQLKQFL, encoded by the coding sequence ATGTATAAAGCACTTTTTATTGATATCGATGATACATTATTAAATTTTGAACAGTGTAGTATAGTTGCTTTAAAGACAACTTTTCAAGAATTAGCTATCCCGTATTCTGATAATGTGTATGATCACTTTCATAAAATTGACCAATCTCTTTGGAAAGAACAAAAAATGGGGAAACGAACAGTTCAAGAAGTATTAGATACTAGGTTTGAACTATTAGAAACTACTTTAGAAATTACTGATAAAGCAAAATCATTACAGGAGTATTTCCAGTTACATTTATCAAACACGTTTGTATTAGAAAATAACGTATTTGATATTATTCATTATTTAAGTAGCAGATATTCTCTTTTTGTAACTTCAAATGGAGTTTTAGATGTTCAAATGAAAAGAATGGCTTTAGCCAAAATTGATACATTTTTTGTGGATTTTTTTGTTTCTAGTAATATTGGTTTCGATAAACCAGATAAGCGTTTTTTTAATTACTGTTTAGATAAAAGTGGATTTTTACCTGAAGAAGTACTTTTGATAGGTGACAGTCTAGAAGCAGATATAGTTGGTGGAAATAATGTTTCAATTGATACCTGTTGGTATAATTCTAAAGAGTTAGATAATCACTTAAATACTCCAATAAACTATCAAATTAAAGATTTGATTCAGTTAAAACAATTTTTATAG
- a CDS encoding GntR family transcriptional regulator, whose amino-acid sequence MEKKTALYLQLYNDLRFKITTGEFTPGEKLPTEIEFREQYNISRDTVRRALAKLENEGFIIRKPPQGTFVRQSKSDYELTILSSFSEQMKERGIVPSSELDSIQLTTIDDSNIRSSLSLSEDDKCYIISRIRLGDNTPMAYEKTYVPYKLCPDIQKHIDNTSSLFDIYQNTYKLELGYGTINLESILATSFVQKKLSLPNYSPILLMKCLAFQENNEPLYYVECYYIGDKYYFSTKAPRTQDKG is encoded by the coding sequence ATGGAAAAGAAAACAGCACTTTACCTACAATTGTATAATGATTTGAGATTTAAAATAACAACGGGAGAATTTACACCTGGGGAAAAACTCCCTACTGAAATTGAATTTCGAGAACAATATAATATAAGCAGAGATACTGTTCGTAGAGCTTTAGCCAAACTTGAAAATGAAGGATTTATTATTAGAAAACCTCCTCAAGGTACGTTCGTTAGACAGAGTAAATCAGACTATGAATTAACTATTCTTTCAAGTTTTTCTGAACAAATGAAAGAACGTGGTATTGTTCCTTCTTCTGAATTGGATTCTATACAACTAACAACTATAGACGATTCTAATATTAGATCATCTTTATCTTTAAGTGAAGATGATAAGTGTTATATCATTTCTAGAATTCGTTTAGGCGACAACACCCCCATGGCTTATGAAAAAACTTATGTGCCTTATAAATTATGTCCAGATATTCAAAAACATATAGATAACACTAGTTCATTATTTGATATTTACCAAAATACATATAAACTCGAACTTGGTTATGGAACAATCAATTTAGAATCTATACTAGCAACTAGTTTTGTTCAAAAAAAATTATCTTTACCAAATTACTCTCCCATATTATTAATGAAATGTTTGGCATTTCAAGAAAATAACGAACCATTGTATTATGTAGAATGCTATTACATAGGTGATAAATATTATTTTTCAACCAAAGCACCTAGAACGCAAGATAAGGGATAA
- a CDS encoding triose-phosphate isomerase: MLFDRLSQKLDIKVLFAVPATEISFINDHTKDLIVTAQSIDGDVPLNAMGKISIDNIYDAGAQALFINHSVLPVSISSLFKIVTRAKEKQILSIVCVNNFTEAAMIQPLEPDIVLYEPKEKIGSFEKLSKEKVSEINFNLNEIFTNTLIMQAAGVSTPEDVYEMFSLGVQGTGSSSGIVMAKDPFKMIEYMMKATYQAKLDFNF, from the coding sequence TTGTTATTTGATAGGCTATCTCAAAAATTAGACATAAAGGTCTTATTTGCAGTTCCAGCAACAGAAATAAGCTTTATTAATGATCATACAAAGGATTTAATTGTTACAGCTCAATCCATCGACGGCGATGTTCCATTAAATGCAATGGGAAAAATTAGTATAGATAATATATACGATGCTGGCGCACAAGCACTGTTTATTAATCACTCTGTTTTGCCTGTTTCTATATCAAGTCTTTTTAAAATAGTAACAAGAGCAAAAGAAAAACAAATTCTTTCTATTGTCTGTGTGAATAACTTTACTGAAGCTGCAATGATTCAACCGTTAGAACCTGATATAGTATTATATGAACCGAAAGAAAAAATAGGTTCATTCGAGAAACTATCTAAAGAGAAAGTTTCAGAGATCAATTTCAATTTAAATGAGATATTTACAAATACATTAATTATGCAAGCTGCAGGGGTTAGTACACCTGAAGATGTTTACGAAATGTTTTCTTTAGGTGTGCAAGGAACTGGAAGTAGTAGTGGGATTGTGATGGCGAAAGATCCATTCAAAATGATTGAATATATGATGAAAGCTACCTATCAAGCAAAGCTAGATTTTAATTTTTAA
- a CDS encoding Cof-type HAD-IIB family hydrolase translates to MEKIIVFDLDGTLLNSNSEIDEQTQKAIRDLDRNKYLPIIATGRGPKDYQDIADMLNIDVVIGMNGHIVTDKHKIIYSSPMNPAHFEDFLQISEQLQAPLVFFGENTSKATFSNEKLSNYSKILNISLPKIDPYFYKNEKIYMTVFATDQDIPREYYTKFINVEFVRTSPVCIDIVTDGISKKTGILEFIKNISNKTEIICFGDSLNDLEMFEFCDYSIAMGNAKKELKEIADFVTLDNDNLGIINGLTKLNLIK, encoded by the coding sequence ATGGAAAAGATTATTGTATTTGATTTAGACGGTACTTTACTGAATTCAAATTCAGAAATAGATGAACAAACCCAAAAAGCTATTAGAGATTTAGATAGAAATAAATACTTACCAATCATTGCTACCGGTAGAGGACCTAAGGATTATCAAGATATAGCAGATATGTTAAATATTGATGTAGTCATAGGAATGAATGGCCACATTGTAACAGATAAACATAAAATTATTTATTCTTCTCCTATGAATCCAGCTCATTTTGAAGATTTTCTTCAAATATCGGAACAATTACAGGCGCCTTTAGTTTTTTTTGGTGAAAACACAAGTAAAGCTACTTTCTCAAATGAAAAGTTAAGCAATTACTCGAAAATATTAAATATTAGTTTACCTAAAATTGATCCATATTTTTATAAAAACGAAAAAATTTATATGACCGTTTTTGCAACAGATCAAGACATACCAAGGGAGTATTATACGAAATTTATAAACGTAGAGTTTGTTAGAACAAGTCCAGTCTGTATTGATATTGTTACAGATGGTATTTCGAAAAAAACGGGAATCCTAGAGTTTATAAAAAATATTTCTAATAAAACAGAAATTATTTGTTTTGGAGATAGTTTAAATGATCTTGAAATGTTTGAGTTTTGTGATTACTCCATTGCCATGGGAAACGCTAAGAAGGAATTAAAAGAAATTGCCGATTTTGTCACTTTAGATAATGATAATTTGGGAATTATTAATGGATTGACTAAATTAAACTTAATTAAATAA
- a CDS encoding HisA/HisF-related TIM barrel protein, translated as MISNDMKLKMEKSMQIVHKAIEMGNGHTILSTGITGDDARLARAAVEGGATLLEPNHPALVLARGHRGITSMHEAEKYRHEISIDQMAEVTRGVRNVVGEDIYLTVGVPGGFTEVKPTILQEEDFLKMSLAGANGLHTHKSSLKDLEELVKKAHKYGLCVDAYIGLPDDLHTFGLSAEKPEEVAKVAKQMESVGVSMVGLMTGMSYEGVEAGEIHPFLKERLQAMVEAVKIPTLAEGGINLDNYKAFKETGVNILVIGTSIDKMVEQAATKVVSDFLTDY; from the coding sequence ATGATCAGTAATGATATGAAATTGAAAATGGAAAAAAGTATGCAAATTGTGCATAAAGCGATTGAAATGGGAAATGGTCATACGATTTTAAGTACCGGTATTACTGGAGATGATGCTCGTTTAGCACGTGCAGCCGTTGAAGGTGGCGCTACATTATTAGAACCAAATCACCCTGCATTAGTATTGGCTAGAGGACATCGTGGCATTACATCTATGCATGAGGCAGAAAAATACCGTCATGAAATTAGCATTGATCAAATGGCTGAAGTGACTCGAGGCGTTCGTAATGTTGTTGGTGAAGATATTTATCTAACTGTTGGTGTACCTGGTGGATTTACAGAAGTTAAACCAACAATTTTACAAGAAGAAGATTTCTTGAAAATGTCTCTAGCTGGAGCAAATGGCTTGCATACACATAAATCAAGCTTAAAAGATTTAGAAGAATTAGTAAAAAAAGCCCATAAATATGGTCTTTGTGTGGATGCATACATTGGTTTGCCAGATGATTTGCATACTTTTGGTTTATCAGCTGAAAAACCAGAAGAAGTAGCCAAAGTTGCAAAACAAATGGAATCAGTCGGTGTAAGCATGGTAGGGTTAATGACTGGAATGAGCTATGAAGGTGTAGAAGCGGGTGAAATTCATCCCTTCTTGAAAGAGCGCTTGCAAGCTATGGTAGAAGCTGTTAAGATTCCGACATTGGCAGAAGGTGGAATTAATCTAGATAACTATAAAGCATTTAAAGAAACTGGTGTGAACATTTTAGTTATTGGTACTTCCATTGATAAGATGGTTGAACAGGCTGCAACAAAAGTAGTCAGTGACTTTTTAACTGATTATTAA
- a CDS encoding PTS sugar transporter has product MKNLAVIGSSGGNLHSQGGANPSNIMDEIRTQANAAGIEVAYVQFILTSGSMDGISMDAKSQMFTQDEAGNLIASNEMRLAEINELAKESDEKLAQMILKDQIDGIMLMSCDPKGVNNKALTAAAEKKIPVAGTGGTSMADTASLGARIIAQSGTTGTTNRTRAVSAISAFSKEWKLKYSPVLRSGGVGSVPDSNVFKRISIRGIMMAAMPGFIAMALSLAISKLPGLSGVEIIFTTLVSFLPVIVAAIAAKQISGMDEVGIVAGIVAGALAVDGGIIGGMAVGIIAGILVYYISTFCFKNGVPGTTTNIAAGGLSGLLAGLVGMYALSPIALTIGNGIKDVIDWTLNFSPILAGAVAGGLIWFAIIGGVYHAAILPIVLLEMEATGFSFLGAIDIVCMVMVCAGIQLAYIIKPRNAGDRTTATANILINLIFGTFVESAYPFMFSSKKVFGGTILSATIAGTLVGIFNIRTTSYVPVFLAPFMSNDKLIQTIIVFVSAFVISCIVTLLANMGAKKES; this is encoded by the coding sequence ATGAAAAATTTGGCTGTCATTGGTAGTAGTGGAGGGAATTTGCATTCCCAAGGAGGAGCAAACCCAAGTAATATTATGGATGAAATTCGTACGCAAGCAAATGCTGCGGGAATCGAAGTCGCTTATGTACAATTCATATTGACTTCAGGGAGTATGGATGGCATTTCAATGGATGCAAAATCTCAAATGTTTACACAAGATGAAGCTGGAAATTTAATTGCTAGTAACGAGATGAGATTAGCAGAAATCAATGAACTAGCTAAAGAATCAGATGAAAAATTAGCCCAAATGATTTTAAAAGATCAAATTGATGGAATCATGCTCATGAGTTGTGATCCGAAAGGAGTGAATAATAAAGCGCTAACTGCTGCTGCAGAAAAAAAGATTCCTGTTGCAGGAACCGGTGGTACTTCAATGGCCGATACGGCTAGTCTTGGTGCCAGAATTATTGCACAATCCGGAACTACAGGAACAACCAATAGAACTAGAGCTGTATCCGCGATTTCAGCATTTTCTAAAGAATGGAAGTTAAAATATAGCCCAGTTCTACGTAGTGGTGGAGTAGGAAGTGTACCAGATAGCAATGTTTTTAAAAGAATTAGTATTCGAGGAATTATGATGGCTGCTATGCCAGGTTTTATTGCAATGGCGTTAAGTTTAGCCATTAGTAAATTACCAGGGCTTTCAGGAGTTGAAATTATATTTACCACATTAGTTAGTTTTCTTCCCGTAATCGTGGCTGCGATTGCTGCCAAACAAATTTCTGGCATGGATGAGGTAGGAATCGTTGCCGGTATTGTCGCAGGTGCTTTAGCTGTTGATGGCGGAATTATTGGTGGTATGGCTGTAGGTATTATCGCCGGAATTTTAGTGTATTATATCAGCACGTTCTGTTTTAAAAATGGCGTACCAGGAACAACAACTAATATAGCTGCCGGCGGATTATCAGGGTTACTTGCAGGTTTAGTTGGAATGTATGCGTTATCTCCAATTGCACTTACGATTGGGAATGGCATTAAGGACGTAATTGATTGGACGCTAAACTTTAGCCCAATTTTAGCCGGTGCCGTTGCTGGAGGGCTTATTTGGTTTGCAATTATTGGTGGTGTTTATCATGCGGCCATTTTACCAATTGTTCTTTTAGAAATGGAAGCGACAGGATTTAGTTTCTTAGGAGCCATTGATATTGTATGTATGGTAATGGTTTGTGCAGGTATCCAGCTTGCGTATATTATTAAACCTAGAAATGCTGGGGATCGCACAACTGCAACAGCGAATATTTTAATTAATTTGATCTTTGGGACCTTCGTAGAGTCTGCTTATCCGTTTATGTTTTCAAGCAAAAAAGTTTTTGGAGGAACTATTCTTTCTGCCACGATTGCCGGTACATTAGTTGGAATTTTTAATATTAGAACAACTTCTTATGTTCCAGTCTTTTTAGCGCCATTTATGTCGAACGATAAGTTAATTCAAACAATCATTGTGTTTGTAAGTGCATTTGTCATTTCATGTATTGTTACGCTACTTGCTAACATGGGCGCAAAAAAGGAAAGCTAG
- a CDS encoding PRD domain-containing protein, which produces MKKDLWIEPALFQELINLDLDGNIGAIQNRIKIVCATSYSAYRNQTHLLVPLDTNSDDKHLIKVPYLTGTLREVISPESSSAKLRAAFVDGRSLTEVRAKIDELLESAKRINEKDITLFSEYDLVYSLLRKQSHLVNYYGMNFQAKHLIEMALLIDIAGESKARLDYDSNIDLDRHRGIVESILKAIGSSFTEGLVEDLLLAYLIEKLPIISKRNALIVMHGKSIASSLAAEVNNLVGNYVFDAFDMPIQVETKEIVKRVNEYVVGRDTRDGLLLLVDMGSLEKMYEEIKDNVAGDLLIVNNVSTALALDIGFALIQNRSMEYYTSLNYELFNVRPQYFEGLSQIENIVISCMSGEGIAQKVKDIFQLQDVKQPVELITLDFEELLELEQERQLTSFKNTYAIISTSPLSIPGVKCLNLEEIVNGTVGLESLNKVYGKEQLASITNEIIKLFTIEGASARLRFLNPDMIINEIESIIQALEKRYNTNFKNFIRVNLFLHLSSMIERILVGDFVKDESDQIISADLTRFIDIADELFEPIKQKYNIEIPKREYDYIFKILAFEK; this is translated from the coding sequence ATGAAAAAGGATTTATGGATTGAACCAGCCCTATTTCAAGAGCTAATTAATCTTGATTTGGATGGGAATATCGGCGCAATTCAAAATAGAATAAAAATTGTCTGTGCAACATCTTATAGTGCTTATAGAAATCAAACTCACTTATTAGTGCCGCTAGATACAAACTCTGATGATAAACATTTAATTAAAGTACCTTATCTGACTGGAACCCTAAGAGAAGTCATTTCCCCAGAATCGAGTAGCGCAAAGCTACGTGCAGCATTTGTTGATGGTCGTTCTCTAACAGAAGTCCGTGCCAAAATTGATGAGCTTTTAGAAAGCGCTAAACGAATAAACGAAAAAGATATTACCTTATTTTCCGAATATGACTTAGTTTATTCCTTGTTAAGGAAACAAAGCCATTTGGTGAATTATTATGGTATGAATTTTCAAGCGAAACACTTGATTGAAATGGCGTTGTTAATTGATATTGCCGGAGAGAGCAAAGCTCGTCTAGACTACGATTCAAATATTGATTTGGATCGGCATCGAGGAATTGTTGAGAGTATCCTAAAGGCAATCGGCTCCAGTTTTACTGAGGGATTGGTGGAAGATTTATTACTCGCTTACTTGATAGAAAAGTTGCCAATAATTAGTAAACGCAATGCGTTAATTGTGATGCACGGAAAAAGTATTGCCTCAAGCTTGGCAGCTGAAGTTAACAACTTGGTGGGGAATTATGTTTTTGACGCGTTTGATATGCCAATTCAAGTTGAAACTAAGGAAATTGTGAAACGAGTTAACGAATACGTAGTTGGTCGTGACACTCGCGATGGTTTGCTTTTGCTTGTAGATATGGGTTCTCTCGAAAAAATGTACGAAGAAATTAAGGATAATGTGGCTGGTGACTTACTGATTGTTAATAATGTCTCAACGGCGTTAGCTTTGGATATCGGTTTTGCTTTAATACAAAATCGTTCAATGGAGTATTATACTTCATTGAATTACGAATTATTCAATGTTCGACCACAATATTTTGAGGGATTGTCTCAAATCGAAAATATCGTGATTTCTTGTATGTCCGGAGAAGGTATTGCCCAGAAAGTTAAAGACATTTTTCAACTACAAGATGTAAAACAACCGGTAGAGCTGATTACTTTAGATTTTGAAGAACTTCTGGAGTTGGAACAAGAAAGACAGTTAACTTCTTTTAAGAACACATATGCAATCATTAGCACATCACCCTTGAGTATCCCAGGAGTAAAGTGCTTGAATTTAGAAGAAATTGTAAATGGCACGGTGGGATTGGAAAGTTTAAATAAAGTTTATGGGAAGGAACAACTTGCCTCAATTACCAATGAAATCATTAAGCTATTTACAATCGAAGGCGCTAGCGCCCGTTTACGTTTTTTAAATCCAGATATGATTATTAATGAAATTGAAAGTATTATTCAAGCATTGGAAAAACGTTACAATACAAATTTTAAGAACTTTATTCGTGTGAATTTGTTTTTGCATCTTTCATCTATGATTGAGCGAATTCTAGTTGGTGACTTTGTAAAAGATGAAAGTGATCAGATTATTTCGGCAGATTTAACTAGATTTATTGATATAGCTGATGAACTATTCGAACCGATTAAACAAAAATATAATATTGAAATTCCTAAGAGAGAATATGATTATATTTTTAAAATTTTAGCCTTTGAAAAATAG
- a CDS encoding PTS mannose/fructose/sorbose/N-acetylgalactosamine transporter subunit IIC: protein MDVQFWQIILIVLYGFFINYDKNGTMLGTSQPVTAGLIVGLILGDVKTGLYIGGTLQLMTLGISSFGGASVPDYQTASLVGSYIAITTGQNASIGITLAIPVAMLMVQLDVLKWTTNIFFQNKAENFADQGDFKKVEWMHLCGVFNTMLTSGIPVLLTVIVGPTVVGKVIDYIPEWLTGGLTVAGGLLPALGIGLLLRYLPVKAYFGYLIVGFVGAVYLNMPILGVALLGAAIALILFKKNSSKAGTVQTAGGMDEDE, encoded by the coding sequence ATGGATGTACAATTTTGGCAAATTATATTGATTGTTCTTTATGGTTTTTTTATTAACTATGACAAGAACGGCACAATGCTGGGGACTTCTCAGCCGGTTACCGCAGGACTTATTGTTGGTTTGATTTTAGGTGACGTAAAGACAGGTTTATATATCGGGGGAACATTGCAATTAATGACATTAGGAATTTCAAGTTTTGGCGGAGCTTCGGTGCCGGATTATCAAACTGCATCATTGGTTGGTAGCTATATCGCAATTACCACTGGTCAGAACGCATCAATTGGGATTACCTTAGCCATTCCGGTTGCGATGTTGATGGTTCAATTAGATGTTTTAAAATGGACGACGAATATATTTTTCCAAAATAAAGCAGAAAATTTTGCAGATCAAGGAGACTTTAAAAAAGTCGAATGGATGCATTTGTGTGGAGTATTCAACACTATGCTAACCTCAGGAATTCCAGTCCTATTAACAGTTATCGTTGGACCAACCGTTGTGGGTAAAGTCATTGACTATATCCCTGAGTGGTTAACAGGTGGTTTAACGGTTGCTGGAGGATTATTACCTGCATTAGGGATTGGCTTATTGTTACGTTATTTGCCAGTTAAGGCGTACTTTGGTTACTTAATTGTTGGTTTTGTTGGAGCTGTATATTTAAATATGCCCATTTTGGGTGTCGCATTACTAGGTGCAGCAATTGCACTAATTTTATTCAAGAAAAATAGTTCAAAGGCTGGAACTGTTCAAACTGCAGGGGGGATGGACGAAGATGAGTAA
- a CDS encoding PTS system mannose/fructose/sorbose family transporter subunit IID, with protein MSNEVSKKTKNRVLFRWMLNGGASLNYEKMMGLAYCYSMIPFLRENYKDDPEGMKQAVKTHLQFFNTSPYVAPYVMGVNMGIEEVEKKSALDTIAALKTGLMGPLAGLGDSIFVVIPWTIFGAIAANMALEGSVVGIAIWIIVTWLLKALGIPFFKAGLKSGTSLLTSIETKLKAITESVAVLGLMVVGALVPTVIKANLDFTFKQGDLKMTGDDILNQIMPGLIPALLVFAVYYLLGKKVKPIYIILLVMALSVILYVCGILK; from the coding sequence ATGAGTAATGAAGTGAGTAAGAAAACAAAAAATCGCGTGTTATTCAGATGGATGTTAAATGGTGGTGCATCTTTAAATTATGAAAAGATGATGGGTTTAGCCTATTGCTATTCAATGATACCTTTCTTACGAGAAAACTATAAAGATGATCCGGAAGGCATGAAGCAAGCAGTTAAAACGCATTTACAATTCTTTAATACAAGTCCCTATGTAGCACCCTATGTAATGGGTGTGAATATGGGGATTGAAGAAGTTGAGAAAAAGAGTGCTTTAGACACGATTGCGGCATTAAAAACTGGTTTAATGGGTCCTTTGGCAGGCTTAGGTGATAGTATTTTCGTAGTCATCCCATGGACAATTTTTGGTGCTATAGCAGCTAATATGGCTTTGGAAGGTAGTGTTGTAGGGATTGCCATTTGGATTATCGTCACTTGGTTGTTAAAAGCCTTGGGTATTCCATTCTTTAAAGCGGGCTTAAAATCAGGTACTAGTTTGCTTACTTCAATTGAAACGAAGTTAAAAGCAATCACAGAAAGTGTCGCAGTTTTAGGTTTAATGGTAGTAGGTGCTTTGGTTCCGACTGTTATAAAAGCAAATCTAGATTTTACTTTCAAACAGGGCGATTTAAAAATGACCGGTGATGATATTTTAAATCAAATTATGCCAGGTTTAATCCCAGCATTACTAGTATTTGCGGTTTACTATTTACTTGGAAAAAAAGTTAAGCCAATTTACATTATCTTGTTGGTAATGGCTTTATCTGTAATTTTATATGTTTGTGGTATTTTAAAATAG